In a single window of the Helicoverpa zea isolate HzStark_Cry1AcR chromosome 9, ilHelZeax1.1, whole genome shotgun sequence genome:
- the LOC124633124 gene encoding ecdysone oxidase-like, with product MGVAEAIASLKSRQAAFLVLRLLELTGYMFPPPAKLKNGDSFDYVIVGGGTSGSVVATRLAQQRYNVLLIEAGQDAPYETVFPSLMSYLKHSESDWAYSSENDKFSYQCHPNRNAQITIGKMLGGSGALNHMVYSRGHPQNYEDWYWITNDTNWKWRNVLPYFIKSEAIHDIRILNSTRPECFFGREGYIGVTRNDDPYTDQFLEGFEQIGKHLIDIIDGSELGFSRGLLTVHDQRRQDAGSQYLKHVTDNKYLAVAKGSLATRIIFDRNKNAVGVEVITDENEMIIINARQEIIVTAGAIKTPQLLMLSGVGPKHDITKHHIAVVADLPVGKNLQDHVGVFIPHKTNKPLVREDTDPSKYPAGLFVGYAALNETRAKHLTIPDYKAMGLVFNDLDSIVQIFCASENNFAESTCSRLYHEANGNQVLITLLSSLYTDSRGQVQLRSGNPRDPPKIFTGAFSDNLDLELYVKYVLDYLTVEKSAAFKALNATMVDLTRPRCDRYVKGSREYWECYILCMMVSLQHYAGTCAMGSVVDSRLRVYGVNKLRVADASVMPTLVTGNPNAAVVMIAERAADFIIEDAGAYNNVEHETIKRDQIQNLPGKLV from the exons ATGGGTGTTGCAGAAGCCATAGCTTCGCTGAAGTCCAGACAAGCAGCATTTCTGGTCCTCAGACTGCTGGAGTTAACTGGCTACATGTTTCCACCACCAGCCAAGCTTAAGA ATGGTGACAGTTTTGACTACGTCATAGTAGGAGGAGGAACTTCAGGCAGCGTCGTAGCCACCAGGTTGGCGCAGCAGAGGTACAACGTGCTCCTCATCGAGGCTGGGCAAGATGCTCCTTACGAGACTGTC tTTCCATCTTTGATGTCATATCTCAAACACTCCGAGTCAGATTGGGCCTATTCATCCGAGAATGACAAATTCAGTTATCAATGTCATCCGAACAGAAACGCGCAGATCACCATCGGCAAAATGCTGGGAGGATCAGGTGCTTTAAACCACATGGTCTACTCGAGAGGGCACCCTCAAAATTATGAAGACTGGTACTGGATCACCAATGACACCAACTGGAAATGGAGAAATGTACTGCCATACTTCATCAAGTCAGAAGCAATTCACGACATTCGTATTTTAAATTCTACTCGACCGGAATGTTTTTTTGGAAGAGAAGGCTACATAGGAGTTACTAGAAACGACGATCCGTATACTGATCAATTTTTAGAAGGCTTTGAACAAATTGGAAAACATCTGATTGACATAATTGATGGAAGTGAATTAGGATTTTCACGAGGACTCTTGACAGTACATGATCAGAGGAGACAAGATGCTGGATCTCAGTACCTTAAGCACGTCACTGACAATAAATACCTAGCTGTTGCAAAAGGCTCTTTAGCAACCAGAATCATATTTGACAGAAACAAAAATGCTGTAGGAGTTGAAGTAATTACAGATGAAAATGAAATGATAATTATAAATGCAAGACAAGAAATAATTGTAACAGCCGGGGCTATAAAAACACCTCAACTGTTGATGTTATCGGGTGTGGGACCTAAACATGATATAACAAAGCATCATATTGCTGTAGTAGCCGACCTGCCAGTAGGAAAGAATCTTCAAGATCACGTAGGTGTTTTTATTCctcataaaacaaacaaacctttgGTAAGAGAAGACACAGATCCCAGCAAGTATCCAGCAGGGTTGTTTGTTGGATATGCAGCATTAAATGAGACAAGAGCAAAGCATTTGACAATCCCTGACTACAAAGCCATGGGTCTTGTATTTAACGATTTGGATTCCATTGTGCAAATATTCTGCGCGTCTGAGAACAATTTCGCTGAATCTACCTGTAGTAGGTTATACCACGAAGCCAATGGCAACCAAGTCTTAATAACTTTGTTAAGCAGTCTGTACACAGACTCTCGTGGTCAAGTTCAACTCAGAAGTGGCAATCCACGAGATccaccaaaaatatttactggTGCCTTTTCAGACAATCTTGATTTAGAACTCTATGTGAAATATGTCCTCGATTATTTAACGGTTGAAAAGTCAGCTGCGTTTAAGGCTTTAAATGCAACGATGGTGGATTTGACGAGACCAAGATGTGATAGATACGTAAAGGGAAGTAGAGAATATTGGGAATGCTACATACTTTGCATGATGGTGAGCTTACAACACTATGCTGGTACCTGCGCCATGGGATCTGTAGTAGACAGTAGACTAAGGGTTTATGGTGTGAATAAACTGAGGGTAGCAGATGCAAGTGTTATGCCAACACTAGTTACGGGGAACCCAAACGCTGCGGTAGTCATGATTGCTGAAAGGGCAGCAGATTTTATAATAGAAGATGCAGGTGCGTACAATAATGTTGAGCATGAAACAATTAAACGGGATCAAATTCAAAACCTACCCGGAAAACTTGTCTGa